Part of the Bacillus sp. N1-1 genome, CTTCATGTTCCGCTTGAATGGATACACCCTGATCCTTTGTTAACGACTCGCCCATTACTTTTGCGCCAGTGAAAAGCTTGATCCCCTTTTTCTTCATCAATTTATGTGCTTCTTTAGAGATATCTTTGTCTTCAGTAGGCACAATACGATCAGCATATTCGAGGACAGTCACCTCTACACCAAAATCAACAAGCATGGAGGCCCACTCAATTCCAATAACGCCACCACCGACAATGATAATGGAAGATGGGAGGCTTTCCATATGAAGAGCTTCATCAGATGTCATAACATACTCGCCATCTACCTCAAGACCAGGAAGCGTCCGTGGCTTCGAGCCCGTTGCAATAATAACGTTTTTAGGAATCAACATTTCATTTTCTTCCCCGTTATTCATTTCAACTGAAACCGTACCAGGCATCGGAGAGAATATGGATGGCCCAAGAATGCGACCGAATCCTTCAAATACATCTATTTTCCCTTGTTTCATAAGGTGCTTCACGCCATTATGAAGCTGATCAACAATTCCCTGTTTACGTTCTTGAACCTTTTTAAAATCTAACGCAATTTCCTTTGCCATCACGCCAAATTTCTCACCATGCTTAGCAGTGGCATATACTTCAGCACTTCGAAGTAACGCTTTACTTGGAATACAGCCGCGATGCAAACAAGTACCACCAAGTTCACGCTTTTCAACGATTGCCGTTTTTAGACCTAGTTGGGAAGCACGAATAGCAGCTACATAGCCCCCAGTACCTCCACCCATTATAACGAGATCATATTCTTCAGCCATTCAAATTCTCCTTTATAAAACGTTTTATTCCACTTTTTTATTTAAAGAGTCACTGCACATGAATTTGAAAATGCGTTAGAACCTTTAAACCATTGATTCTACAGAAGAAACAGGATAAATTTTCGCTATTTCCTCTTCTCTTAACACGCGTAATCCACCTTCTGCGAGTGCCTGTAGCTCATTCTCACCAGGATGAACGAGAACATCAGCAATCCACTTGATTTGCTCTGTTATTTGAGAGACAAATTGTTTTCCATAAGCTAGACCACCAGTTAAAACGATCGCATCCACTTCTCCAGCAAGAACAGCACTAGCCGCTCCAATCTCTTTGGCTACCTGATACGCCATGGCATCGAAAATAAGTTTTGCTTTCTCATCTCCAGCGTGAATTCGCTGCTCAACTTTTACGGCATCGTTAGTGCCGAGGTACCCAACGTAACCTGCTTGTCCAACAAGCTTTTTCATGATTTCGTCAGCGTAATACTCTCCTGAAAAACACATGGCGACAAGATCACCAACAGGAACTGTTCCCGCACGTTCTGGTGAAAATGGACCTTCACCGTGTAAGCCATTATTTACATCCACAACTTTCCCTTTTCGATGGGCACCAACAGTAATCCCGCCCCCCATGTGAGTCACGATAAGGTTGAGATCTTCGTATTTGCTATTTAATTGAGAAGCAACTCGTCTGGCGACTGCTTTTTGGTTTAATGCATGAAAAATACTTTTACGTTCGATTTCTGGCACTCCAGAAAGGCGAGCTACATCTTGAAGTTCATCGACAACTACTGGGTCAACAATAAAAGATGGGATATTGAGCTGTTCAGCAATTTCAAAAGCAATAATCCCACCTAAATTCGAAGCATGTTCACCCGAATAACCATTACGAAGATCTTCAAGCATGCGTTCATTAACTGAGTACGTTCCACCTTCGATAGGACGCAACAAACCACCGCGTCCTACAACTGCAGATAATCTCGAAATATTAATATCTTCTTCATCTAACGCTTCAAGAATGGTGTTTTTCCTAAATTCATATTGATCGATGATTGTTTTAAATTGATTGATTTCATCTGTATCGTGCCGTAATGATTTCTCAAATACAGCACGCTCATTATCAAATACGCCTATTTTCGTTGAGGTTGATCCCGGGTTGATTACCAGAAGTCTATATACTTTATCTGTCACTCCAAACCCTCCGTTTATCTACGATGACCTAGAATATGCTGAGAGTTCACTAAGAATTGACTTCTTGACTGCTTCATTTGCTCAATTCTTTCTTCAGCTAGACGGTCTGCCGCTGCATAAGTAGGAATGCCATCGCGTTTAGAAATTTCGATAACTTTTGCAATGGTGTCATAAATGCCATCAACGCGCTTCATTGCACGATCGCGATTATATCCATAAAGTTCATCTGCAACGTTAATAACACCACCAGCATTGATAACATAGTCAGGCGCATAAACAATACCCATCTCATGAATCTGATCACCGTGTGTCGTTTCGCGAAGCTGGTTGTTTGCTGCTCCTGCAATAACTTTTGCTTTAATTTTGCCAATTGTATCGTCATTGATAATTGCACCGAGTGCACATGGTGCAAAAATATCACAGTCTACCTCGTAAATGTCGTCTGGATCCACAGCTTTTGCACCAAAGTCAGCTATCGCACGATCAACCGATTCTTTGTTGATATCTGTAACAACTAGAGAAGCTCCTTCTTCATGAAGGTGTTTGCAAAGATTATAGGCAACATTTCCTACCCCTTGAACAGCTACTGTTTTACCTTGTAAAGAATCTGTACCAAACGCTTCTTTTGCTGCAGCCTTCATTCCTACATAAACACCATAAGCTGTAACAGGAGAAGGGTTACCAGAAGAACCAAACGCTGGTGAAATACCAGTTACATATTCTGTTTCTTCATGAATTGTATCCATATCTTGAACAGTAGTACCCACGTCTTCAGCAGTAATGTAACGACCGTTTAATCCCTGAATATATCGTCCAAAAGCACGGAACATCGCTTCATTTTTATCTTTACGAGGATCACCGATGATAACTGTTTTTCCTCCACCGAGATTTAAACCTGCTGCAGCATTCTTGTACGTCATTCCTTTGGCTAAACGAAGAGCATCCTCAAATGCAGCTTCTTCAGAAGCGTATGTCCACATTCTTGTTCCACCGAGAGCGGGTCCTAGGGTTGTATCATGAATCGCAATAATCGCTTTTAATCCTGAAGCTTTATCTTGACAAACAACCACTTGTTCGTAATCGTATTTCTCCATATAAGTAAAAAGTTCC contains:
- the buk gene encoding butyrate kinase, which produces MTDKVYRLLVINPGSTSTKIGVFDNERAVFEKSLRHDTDEINQFKTIIDQYEFRKNTILEALDEEDINISRLSAVVGRGGLLRPIEGGTYSVNERMLEDLRNGYSGEHASNLGGIIAFEIAEQLNIPSFIVDPVVVDELQDVARLSGVPEIERKSIFHALNQKAVARRVASQLNSKYEDLNLIVTHMGGGITVGAHRKGKVVDVNNGLHGEGPFSPERAGTVPVGDLVAMCFSGEYYADEIMKKLVGQAGYVGYLGTNDAVKVEQRIHAGDEKAKLIFDAMAYQVAKEIGAASAVLAGEVDAIVLTGGLAYGKQFVSQITEQIKWIADVLVHPGENELQALAEGGLRVLREEEIAKIYPVSSVESMV
- the lpdA gene encoding dihydrolipoyl dehydrogenase, with translation MAEEYDLVIMGGGTGGYVAAIRASQLGLKTAIVEKRELGGTCLHRGCIPSKALLRSAEVYATAKHGEKFGVMAKEIALDFKKVQERKQGIVDQLHNGVKHLMKQGKIDVFEGFGRILGPSIFSPMPGTVSVEMNNGEENEMLIPKNVIIATGSKPRTLPGLEVDGEYVMTSDEALHMESLPSSIIIVGGGVIGIEWASMLVDFGVEVTVLEYADRIVPTEDKDISKEAHKLMKKKGIKLFTGAKVMGESLTKDQGVSIQAEHEGETKTFSADKMLVSVGREANVKNIGLENTTIEVDKGVIQTNEYFQTKESHIYAIGDVIGGMQLAHVASHEGITAVEHLADQDPDPIDYTQVPSCIYSSPEMASVGLTEAQAKEQGHNVKIGKFPFKAIGKALVFGESDGFVKIVADADNEDLLGVHMIGPHVTDMISEAGLAKVLDAASWEVAHTIHPHPTLSEAIGEAALAVDGKAIHS
- the bcd gene encoding branched-chain amino acid dehydrogenase; this translates as MELFTYMEKYDYEQVVVCQDKASGLKAIIAIHDTTLGPALGGTRMWTYASEEAAFEDALRLAKGMTYKNAAAGLNLGGGKTVIIGDPRKDKNEAMFRAFGRYIQGLNGRYITAEDVGTTVQDMDTIHEETEYVTGISPAFGSSGNPSPVTAYGVYVGMKAAAKEAFGTDSLQGKTVAVQGVGNVAYNLCKHLHEEGASLVVTDINKESVDRAIADFGAKAVDPDDIYEVDCDIFAPCALGAIINDDTIGKIKAKVIAGAANNQLRETTHGDQIHEMGIVYAPDYVINAGGVINVADELYGYNRDRAMKRVDGIYDTIAKVIEISKRDGIPTYAAADRLAEERIEQMKQSRSQFLVNSQHILGHRR